The DNA segment CTCACGCGATGGGGCATGCGATTCGATGTTGATGAGACCGGCAGCCCCCGGCTCGGGCGAGAGGGCGGGCACTCGGCTCATCGCGTGCTCCACGCGGGCGGCGATGCGACGGGGCTCGAGTTGGAACGGTGCCTGCTTCAGCGGGCCCGGTCGCTGAGCACAATCCGGCTCTTCACCAAGTGCTTCTCGCTCGACCTGCTGACGCCATCACCGGAAGTCGGCTCTCCTGTGCTGGGGGCGATCACCCATCACCCGAGGTACGGCCTGCAGGTGATCTGGGCCAAGGCAACGATCGTGGCCTCGGGCGGATCGGGGCAGTTGTACCGCGAGACGACCAATCCGCGTGTTGCGACCGCAGACGGGATCGCGATGGCGTACAGGGCCGGGGCCAGCGTGGCCGACATGGCGTTCGTTCAGTTTCACCCGACCACACTGTACCTGGCGGGCGCGCCGCGATCGCTGATTACCGAGGCAATCCGGGGGGAGGGCGCCCACCTGGTCGACGAGTCCGGCCACCGCTTCATGCTCGAGTCGCACCCGCTGGCCGAGCTCGCCCCGCGGGATGTTGTCTCTCGCGCCATTGTCCGGCGGTTGTCGAAGCACGGGGGATCTCATGTCTTCCTTGATGTCCGCCATATCCGCGAGTTTTCGGCGCGGTTCCCATCGATCAGCGCAATGCTTCGACGCTTTGACCTCGATCCCGCGACCGACCTGATCCCCGTCAACCCGGCCGCCCACTACATGGTGGGAGGCGTGCTGACGGATTTGGACGGCCGAACCGACGTGCCCGGCCTCTATTCCGTCGGCGAAACCGCCTGCTCGGGGCTTCACGGCGCCAATCGCCTGGCGAGCAACTCGCTGCTCGAGGGACTGGTTCTTGGAGAAGCAGCGGGCCGTGCCGCGGCCGGCGTGGCCCGATCCGGACGCACGCCCAGCGCCCCTGTGCCGCTGGTGTCCGATATCCGGCCGTCGGATCACGGCGAGTTGGACCTTGGCGATGTGGTCTCGTCGCTCCGCTCGGCGATGTGGCGGAACGTGGGGGTCGAACGGAGCGGGTCGAGACTGTCAGACGTCGGCGACATGATCAACTTCTGGGCCCGGTACACGCTGGACAAGATCTTCGATGATCCCACGGGATGGCAGGCGCAGAACATGCTCCTGGTCGGCACGCTGATCGCCAAGTCCGCCGCGTGGCGGGAGGAATCCCGCGGCTGTCACACGCGTACAGACTTCCCGGAGCCCCGCGAGGGCTTCCGAGTGCACGACGCCTGGCAGCGTGGCGCCAGCAACCCTGAGTTGCGGCCGGCCGGGTCGGCGCCCGCAGTGCTCGAAGGGAGTAGCCGTGAGGATCGGTAGCACATGCCGGGTGGTCCTGGTGGTCGCCTCGGCGGTGCTTGCCGGGTGCGGCCAGGAGGAGCGGGTCGTCCAGTACAAGCCGTTCTTTGCGGGCCTGGAAGGGGCCAAGACCGGTGAGCCGGCGGTGCTCGGGAACGGATCGTCGGCCGCCGCGCCGACCGATGAGAGCGACCTGATCAAGACGCTCCCGGACGGGCGAAAGACGGTCAACGCGAGGACCGTCCGACAGTTGATCCTGGTGATCGAGCAGCTGCTGGCCGAGCCCGATGACGAGTTGATGTTTGACCAGGTGATCTCCGAGACCACCAAGCAGCACCTCATCTCCCAAGGGCGGGACCCGAAGGCCTACGTCCAGTATCTCCACGCCCAGCGCCGCGAGATCGCGAGGCTCTTTGCCCGCATGCCGCTGGGCGAGCACTCCCCGACCGTGATCTTCGAGGCGACCGACAAGAACCAGTTTGTGGTGCGTCTGACGGGCGCGGCGGCCAACGGCCTGTATTTCACCAGGATCTGGGTCGCGATGGACCGCGGGCGGTACCGGCTGGTGTGGATCTCGTAGCGAGCGATTGGCGTTACTGACGGCCGGATGAACGGGCCCTGAGCGTCACCGGGAGCACCATTTCCTTGCCGTCCCGATCAACGGTGACCGTTACGACGTCGCCGGGCTTGTGCTGCTTGAGCATCTCGGTCCAGGCCTCGACCGAGTCGATCAACTCGCCGTTCCACTTCATAAGGCGATCACCCTTCTTGATGCCCGCATCGGCCGCCGACGTGCCCGGAAAGACGTCCCCAACCGGCACACCGGGGTCGGTGTCTCCGTAGGAATCGGGCATGATGCCGAAGCGGATGCGTGTGCCGGAGACCGAGGAGCCCGCGGCCGGATCGGCGCCGGGGAGTGCCCCGTGGTCAACGGGCGCGCGTGCCTCGGTCTCCCTGAACGGGAGGCCATCATGGCGCATCGCGAGCGTCGTCGCGATCTTCTGCACGAGATCCGCGACTTGAACGCCGCCCTCGAAGTTGATGAGACGGCTGACATCTCGCGGCGTGTGGTACTCGGGGTGGAACCCCGTGAAGAAGAAGAGCACCGGGATGCCCCCCGCGTAGAAGGAGGCGTGATCCGATGGCCCGCGCCCGCCCGGGAGGATCTTGATATCCAGCCCCGAGGAGTCGAACAGTGGCTTGAGGATGGCGTCGAAGCCGTCGGCCGTGCCGGTGCCGTTGACCTCCAGCTTGGAATCCCTGAGCCGCCCGATCATGTCCATGTTGAGCATCGCGTAGATGGACGCGGCCTCGAGAGGAGAGTTCCTGACGAAGTACCTGGAACCGACCAGCCCGATCTCTTCGCCGCTGAATCCCATGAAGAGGATCGATCTGGCATTGGCGGTCTCCGGCAGCGCGGCGTACTCGCTCGCGATCCGCTCGGCGAGCAGCAGCATGCCGGCGGTGCCCGAGGCGTTGTCGTCGGCGCCCGGGTGGGTGGGCCCCTCCTCGTTGAGCCTTGAACCGCCGAGCGAGCCGTCTCCAAGGTGATCAAAGTGGGCGCCGATCACAACGTATTCCTTCGCCAACGAGCCCTTCCCGGCGAGGACTCCGGCTACGTTGGCCGACGACCGTGCCGGCCGATCAATCCGAGTCAACACCTTGGCGGTGACGCCGTTGAGAGGGATGACCCCGTTCCCCGCATCGGCGAGGGCACGCAGCGCGGCCAGCGAGCGGCCCTGCTCATCGCCCGCGCGGACGAGGGCCTCCGCGGTCTGCGTCGACAGCATCATGACCGGAATGTCGAGGGGCCGCCCGAGCCGGCGTGTTGACGCCGCGGTCTCGATCGTCTTTGACCTGGGATCGTCGACACCCGGGGGCGCCGCCACGAGGATCGCCGCCGCGCCCCGCTTCGCAAGCGCCGCCAGCCGGGGGTAGAGCGCCGCGGACGGGCTCCACTCTCCCCCGTCAGTAAAGGCGCTCTTGCCCACGGCATTGAGAGGCTCGAATCGCAGGACGAGCACGACCTTGCCGGCGACATCGTCACCCTCTCCGAACGATGAGAACGACTCATGGCCCGGCGGCCCCGATTCGATGCCGTAGCCGACGAACACCACCGGGGCCTCGAGCGACGCCGAGCCCGATACGGCAAGAGCCTGGAACGCGCCGGTGTCGCCCGCGGCATCGGCAAAGAGCACCGGGGAGTCGTCGGTCGCGCGCGTAATTGCGAGCGACTGCTCCGCGACCACCGTGTCTCGTCCGAACTCAAACGACTGCCGGAAGGATCCCCTCGGGGTGACGACCTCGGTGCCGTCGTGCGCGGTCTCGGTTACGGGAAAGGCCGGGGCCAGCCCGAACTGCCTGAACCAGAACTCGATGTAGTCCGCGGCGAGTTCGTTGCCCCTGGTACCGGAGCCCCGGCCCTCCATGAAGGGGTTGGCAAGGGTCGTGACATGCTCTCGATATCGGGCCACCGCGTCGTCGTGCGAGGCCATCGGGCTCGGAGGGGCGCTGAATGCGGCCGACGCGGGAACGGCCCACAGGACCAAAACGAGCGAAATGCGATACGGGTTCATTGGGGGTCCTCGTGGCGCGGGGAGTCATCCGAGACACGGTAGGTCCTCCAGGGAGCTGCCCCGGCGGCGGGGGCGGCACGGATCACCGTCCAGACCCCTTCCATTTCTAGCAATCGAAGGGCCCCGGCGCTACGATGGGGGTGTCGCCGGAACAACCCTGTTCCCGGCCTCGCATGCACCGCTCCACCCCCGATATAGGTCGCCAAGAACGACCCCACGCGAGCACCCATCGATGCCCGAGACCACAACCTCCGTCGGACGTTCGGCCGTTTCCAATGGATCGCACGTGCCGACGGCGACGAGTGCCGCCGCGCCGCCGCAGTCGGAGTGCTTTGCCGATCGCCACATCGGACCGAGCGACGACGAGATCGTGCAGATGCTGGGGGTGCTCGGGTACGGCTCGCTGGATGAGCTCACCAGCGCGACGGTGCCGGGGTCTATCCGCCTGGACCGGCCGCTGAACGTCGGCCCGGCCGCGGGGGAGTTTGAACTGATCGCCGAATTGAAGCGTACCGCGTCGAAGAACAGGGTGATGCGCTCGATGATCGGCATGGGCTACTCCGACACAATCACGCCGCCGGTCATCCAGCGCAACATCCTGGAGAACCCGGGGTGGTACACGCAGTACACCCCCTACCAGGCCGAGATCGCCCAGGGCCGGCTCGAAGCGCTCCTGAACTTCCAGACCATGGTGGCCGATCTGACGGGGCTTCCGCTCGCCGGCGCCTCGCTGCTGGATGAGGCGACCGCCGCGGCGGAAGCGATGGCCATGTGCTACGCCATTGCGGGCGGGAACGAAGGATCGAAGCGCGTGTTTGTCGTGGCGGAGGACTGTCACCCGCAGAACATCGCGGTCTGCCGGACGCGGGCGGAGTCATTGGGGATCACGCTCGTCGTCAGCGGCGTTTCAGCGATCGATTTCTCTCGCAGCGATGTCTGCGGCGTCCTTGTGCAGTACCCGACAACCGACGGACGAGTGATCGACTACTCGGGGGTGTGCGAAGCGGCGCACAGGGCCGGAGCCCAGGTCGTTGCTTCGGCCGACCTGCTGGCGCTCACGCTCATCACGCCTCCCGGGGAGTGGGGCGGGGGCGGGGCGGACATCGCCGTCGGCTCGGCGCAGCGGTTCGGGATTCCGATGGGGTTCGGTGGACCGCACGCGGCCTACATCGCGACACGCTCCGAACACGCCCGCAAGATGCCGGGCCGGATCATCGGGGTCTCGAGGGATGCCCACGGCAACCCCGCGCTCCGGATGGCGATCCAGACCCGCGAGCAGCACATCAAGAGGGAGCGGGCGACAAGCAACATCTGCACGGCCCAGGCCCTGCTGGCCATCATGGCGAGCATGTACGCCGTGTATCACGGTCCGGACGGCCTGAAGCGCATCGCGATGCGGGTCCACTCGAACACGTCGGCGCTTGCCTCAGGGCTCCGCGGGCTCGGGCACGACACAGGTTCGGCCCCCTTCTTCGACACGCTGAGGGTTCGGCTGGGCGCGGGCGTCGCCGCGGCCGACGTCCATGCTCGCGCTGTGGCCCGAGGGATCAACCTCCGACCGTACGAGGACGGGACCGTCGGCGTCTCGCTCGATGAGACCACCTCCGCGGCGGATGTCGCCGCGACGCTCGCGTGCTTCGGCGGCGATGGAGCGGCGGCGGCACCGGGGACCCGCGCCGAATACCCCCGGGGGCTCTCCAGGACATCGTCCTACCTCGCCCATCCTGTGTTCAACACGCACCATTCCGAATCGGAGATGCTCCGCTACATCTTCAAGCTGCAGAACCGCGACCTCTCGCTGGCGCACAGCATGATCCCGCTCGGATCCTGCACGATGAAACTCAACGCGACGAGCGAGATGCTGCCGGTCACGTGGCCCGAGTTCGGCCGGCTGCACCCCTTCGCGCCCGCGGACCAGACCCTCGGCTACGCGGAACTCTTCGCCTCACTCGAATCGTGGCTCGCGGAGATTACCGGGTTCGCCGCGGTCTCCCTCCAGCCCAACGCCGGCTCGCAGGGGGAATACGCGGGGCTCATGGTGATCCGGGCGTACCACCAGTCTCGCGGCCAGGGGAAGCGAGATGTCTGCCTGATTCCCGATTCGGCGCACGGGACCAACCCGGCATCGGCGGTCATCGCGGGAATGAAGGTGGTGGCCGTTGCGTGCGACGATCATGGGAACGTCGACATCGCGGACCTGCGGGCCAAGGCGAAGGAGCACGCCGCGGATCTGTCCTGCCTGATGATCACCTACCCGTCGACCCACGGCGTCTTTGAGGAGGGGATCCGCGACATCTGCAAGGTGGTGCACGACCACGGCGGACAGGTGTACATGGACGGGGCAAACATGAACGCCCAGGTGGGGCTCACCAGCCCCGGGGTGATCGGCGCCGATGTCTGCCACCTGAACCTGCACAAGACGTTCTGCATCCCCCACGGCGGCGGCGGGCCCGGCATGGGGCCCATCGGCGTTGCCGCGCACCTGGCGCCGTTCCTGCCGGGCCACCCGGTGCGTCCGCCGGCCGACACCCTCGCACCGATGCGGCACCGGCGCGGCATCGACGGGGTTGGCTCCAAGTCCATCGGACCCGTCTCCGCGGCTCCGTTCGGCTCGGCCTCGATCCTGACCATCTCCTGGGTGTATATCGCGCTCATGGGCGGGGAGGGCCTCAGGAGGGCCACCCAGGTCGCGATCCTGAACGCGAACTACATGGCCAAGCGGCTGGAGTCGCACTACCAGGTGCTCTACCGCGGCAAGGCCGGCACGTGCGCGCACGAGTTCATCCTGGATTGCCGCCCGTTCGAGAAGTCGGCGGGCATCAAGGTCGACGATATCGCCAAGCGTTTGATGGACTTCGGATTCCACGCCCCGACCATGTCGTTCCCGGTTCCTGGGACGCTCATGATCGAACCGACCGAGTCGGAGCCGAAGGCCGAACTCGACCGGTTCGTCGAGGCGATGGTCGCGATCCGCGAGGAGATCCGTGCCATCGAACAGGGCCGCATGGACCGGGCCGATAACCCGCTGAAGCACGCACCGCACACCGCCGCGGCGGTAGCGTCGGACACGTGGCCGCACGGGTATTCGCGCGAACAGGGCGCGTTCCCCGCTCCGTGGGTGCGGGAGCACAAGTTCTGGCCGATCGTCGGGCGCATCGACAACCCGTTCGGCGACCGCAACCTGGTCTGCGTGTGCCCGCCGATGAGCGAGTACGCCTGAGGCAGCGGGTCCGAGAACGTTGACAGGCATCTCATCGAGACATCGCCTTGGTGGGGCGATACGTGAAGCCATTCCGCAGAGTCGGATGGGGCGAGTTGCGCAATCTATCTCCGGGCCAATCCCGTCATCCGGCAGGACTCGGCTCCTCCCGTGGCCGATGGTGATAACGGACCTGGTGTCGTTCCCGCATTGCGGCCGCCCTTGAACCAGGCTTCGCAGCGCCGCCGGGAATCGAGACCCCAACGGAGCACACTTCATGATTCTGAACCGCGCCACGCTTGCCATCGTTCTGGCCGCCGGGCTCGCCGCGACTGCATCGGCCGCCGAACCCCCGGGCTGCAAGAGCCAGGACCAGACGACGGAGCGTCTGCAGCCGTGCAACTCGATGTTCAGCCGCCTCGTCGGCGAATGGGAAGGCCAGATCCAGACTCGCAACAGCGACGGGCGCGTGTCGACCTCGATGGCCAGCGTTTCGAACCGCCTCGAGAACAACGACAAGTCACTTGTGTCCTGCTTCGAGGGCTTCGCCTTCGGTCGCCCGGTCCACGGCGCCTCGGTGATCCGCATGAACCCCGGCGCCCAGGCCGAGCGGTCGTGGTACACCAACCTGACGAACGCGACCATGACGATGCCAATGAAGGCCTCGAGCAGCGAGAACTCGATCGCGTTCGCCGGCGAGGGCGTTGATCCCTCCACCGGCAAGACGGTGAGCATCGAGCAGGTGCTCCGCGTTGTCGATAGCAACAACTACGTCTTCGAGTCGTTCTCGATCGAGAGCAGCGGCGAGAAGGTCATGCTGATGCGCCTCGAGATGAGCCGGCTGCCCGAGGGCCGCCTCGCCCAGGCTGCCGAAAAGTTCAGCGACGCCAAGCTCCTGGCCAAGGTCCGGCTGAACTCGCCGGCGCAGACCGCCGACGCCAACGGTCACTGATAACCGCCTCCACTCACGCGGCTCGTCCCTGCTCTGAACGGCGGCGCCGGTCTCGACCGGCGCCGCCGTTTTTCTCGCTACCCCGGCGGAGGAAGCGGGCGGAGCCGCTCGGGGTGCCTGCTGCGGGCACGGACGAGATACGCCTCCAGCCAGCCGCGGGCGCGATCGGGGCGGCTCCTCGCGGCGAGAATCTGCTCGTGGTCCAGAACGCCGATCCAGTCGATCGCCGAGCGGATCGCGTCCATGGAAATCCGGAGGGCCGTCTGCACGGGCATCCGCTCGGGATTGATATCGATCCCGAAGTGCCCGGTGTAGCCGTGCATCGCGAGCGTGTACAGAGCCGCATCAAGCTGCTCGGGCGACACGCTCCCGACGGGGAGGTCCTGGTCATAGTTTCCCAGCGGCTGGCTGTTCCAGTGGCTGTGCGCAAGCCGGCCCTCGGAGAGAGGCCAAGAGAACGCGTAGGCCAAGTCCTCAAATCCCATCAGCACGTGACCGACCTCGGGGTTCATGCACACCAGGGCGTGACCATCCCCCAGCAGCCGAGTATTGGGTTCCGCCCTGAGCCTGGACTCGACAAGCCGTCCGAGCAGAACGCCCTCGGCGGTCGTGCCGAAGAGGATGCGGCCACGCGGTTCGTACGGCTTGGGCTCGAAGGCCACCCGCACGCCCGGCACCTCGTCCATCGCCTCGGCGAGGCCGTCGATAAACCGATCTCTCGCGGCCACGAAGTCCAGGCCAAACGGGTTCTCGTACCCGTCGATTCCCGGCCAGAGAACGGCGAAGTCACACTCCAGTTCACGGTTCATCCGCAGGGCCGCCTTCGTTCGGTCGATCGCGGCCCGCCTTGGGGCCCCGAGCGGATTCGAGAGGCTGCCGAACTCAAACTGCTCGTCGTAGAACAGGTTCGGGATCACCGTCAGGATCCGTATCCCGGCCTGACGACTCCACGTCCGCCACACATCGATGTTCTGCTCGTTGATCTCATTGGGGTAGTGCGCCTCCAGCGCCGAAAGCCCGTCGGCCTTGAGCCCCGCCGCGACTTCGAGCCGCTCCTCCAGCGAGAGTTCCTTCTGATACCTCGCGTGAAACCGGCTGGCCATCGGCGAGAAGAACCAGACCCCGGCGGAGAACTTCGGCTCAAGCCGGAACGCCCCGAGATGCGCCAGCAACTGCTCCGCAGTGCGGCGAGTGCCCTGCGATCGAAGGTCCACCAGCCCCATTGCTTATCTCCTGACACCCCGCTCTACCGTGGCATCGCGGCGAACGTCTCCCGCAGTGCAGGGTACACCCGCCCGTACATCCGCAGATGATCCGCGTAGAACCGGCGTGCCTCCTCATCCGGCTCGCGCACCTCAGTGTCCCGGATGACCTGGGCACAGGCCGCCTCAATGCTGGGCCACGCACCCACCGCAACCCCGGCAAGCAGCGCCGCACCGAGAGCGGGCCCCTCGGCCGTGGTGGGCATCGCCACTTCGCAGCCATAGATGTCCGCCTGCATCTGCCGCCAGAACGTCGACTTCGCGCCGCCCCCGCCGAGCAGGACCCGCTCGGATTCAATCCCGAGGCGCCGGAAGATACCGATGATCTGCGCCATCGTGAGGGTTACCCCCTCGATCAAAGCACGGATCATGGAGCCGCGTGTGTGGCGGGCGGTGAGCCCGACCCACGCTCCCCTCGCCGCGGGATCGGCGTGCGGGCACCGCTCGCCGGTGAGGTGCGGCAGGAACACAAGGCCCCCACATCCAGCGGGCGCCGCCCCGGCCTCCCTCATGAGGTCATCGAATGGAACCCCTGGGGCCAGGACGCTCTGCGCCCAAGAGAGGGCCCCCGCGCCGGAGAGCATGCAGCCCGTAGTGCACCATCCGCCGGGTCGAGCGTCGGTTCCCGTGGCGGAACACATGGCATGCGTCCGACCGCACGCGGCGGCATCGACCAGATCGGGGCGACACGATTTCGTATGGGCGTACACCACTCCGCTCGTCCCGAGGGTTGCGAGCAGGACCCCCTCGCGCACGACCCCGGCGCCGAGAGCGCCCATCATGTTGTCACCGGATCCCGCCACGACGGCGGTTCCCTCTGCCAGCCCGGTCTGCGCCGAAGCCCACCGCGTCACCGTGCCCGCGACTTCGCCCGACTCATGCACCCTCGGAAGGATCGCGGGATCGATCTCCGCCGCGTCGCACACCGTCGGGCTCCACGCCCGCCTGGAGGGGTCATAGAGCAGCGTTCC comes from the Phycisphaeraceae bacterium genome and includes:
- the gcvP gene encoding aminomethyl-transferring glycine dehydrogenase encodes the protein MPETTTSVGRSAVSNGSHVPTATSAAAPPQSECFADRHIGPSDDEIVQMLGVLGYGSLDELTSATVPGSIRLDRPLNVGPAAGEFELIAELKRTASKNRVMRSMIGMGYSDTITPPVIQRNILENPGWYTQYTPYQAEIAQGRLEALLNFQTMVADLTGLPLAGASLLDEATAAAEAMAMCYAIAGGNEGSKRVFVVAEDCHPQNIAVCRTRAESLGITLVVSGVSAIDFSRSDVCGVLVQYPTTDGRVIDYSGVCEAAHRAGAQVVASADLLALTLITPPGEWGGGGADIAVGSAQRFGIPMGFGGPHAAYIATRSEHARKMPGRIIGVSRDAHGNPALRMAIQTREQHIKRERATSNICTAQALLAIMASMYAVYHGPDGLKRIAMRVHSNTSALASGLRGLGHDTGSAPFFDTLRVRLGAGVAAADVHARAVARGINLRPYEDGTVGVSLDETTSAADVAATLACFGGDGAAAAPGTRAEYPRGLSRTSSYLAHPVFNTHHSESEMLRYIFKLQNRDLSLAHSMIPLGSCTMKLNATSEMLPVTWPEFGRLHPFAPADQTLGYAELFASLESWLAEITGFAAVSLQPNAGSQGEYAGLMVIRAYHQSRGQGKRDVCLIPDSAHGTNPASAVIAGMKVVAVACDDHGNVDIADLRAKAKEHAADLSCLMITYPSTHGVFEEGIRDICKVVHDHGGQVYMDGANMNAQVGLTSPGVIGADVCHLNLHKTFCIPHGGGGPGMGPIGVAAHLAPFLPGHPVRPPADTLAPMRHRRGIDGVGSKSIGPVSAAPFGSASILTISWVYIALMGGEGLRRATQVAILNANYMAKRLESHYQVLYRGKAGTCAHEFILDCRPFEKSAGIKVDDIAKRLMDFGFHAPTMSFPVPGTLMIEPTESEPKAELDRFVEAMVAIREEIRAIEQGRMDRADNPLKHAPHTAAAVASDTWPHGYSREQGAFPAPWVREHKFWPIVGRIDNPFGDRNLVCVCPPMSEYA
- the nadB gene encoding L-aspartate oxidase, whose protein sequence is MDPIFDQRRYLIPFRSSLLPQIFTDVLVIGAGVAGLRAAIAAAESPESGLNGATAGADVIVLSKEEPSLSNTAWAQGGISTVLDSQDSFDAHVRDTLDAGAGLCDEAVVRRVVEGAPSGFRDLTRWGMRFDVDETGSPRLGREGGHSAHRVLHAGGDATGLELERCLLQRARSLSTIRLFTKCFSLDLLTPSPEVGSPVLGAITHHPRYGLQVIWAKATIVASGGSGQLYRETTNPRVATADGIAMAYRAGASVADMAFVQFHPTTLYLAGAPRSLITEAIRGEGAHLVDESGHRFMLESHPLAELAPRDVVSRAIVRRLSKHGGSHVFLDVRHIREFSARFPSISAMLRRFDLDPATDLIPVNPAAHYMVGGVLTDLDGRTDVPGLYSVGETACSGLHGANRLASNSLLEGLVLGEAAGRAAAGVARSGRTPSAPVPLVSDIRPSDHGELDLGDVVSSLRSAMWRNVGVERSGSRLSDVGDMINFWARYTLDKIFDDPTGWQAQNMLLVGTLIAKSAAWREESRGCHTRTDFPEPREGFRVHDAWQRGASNPELRPAGSAPAVLEGSSREDR
- a CDS encoding TIM barrel protein, translated to MGLVDLRSQGTRRTAEQLLAHLGAFRLEPKFSAGVWFFSPMASRFHARYQKELSLEERLEVAAGLKADGLSALEAHYPNEINEQNIDVWRTWSRQAGIRILTVIPNLFYDEQFEFGSLSNPLGAPRRAAIDRTKAALRMNRELECDFAVLWPGIDGYENPFGLDFVAARDRFIDGLAEAMDEVPGVRVAFEPKPYEPRGRILFGTTAEGVLLGRLVESRLRAEPNTRLLGDGHALVCMNPEVGHVLMGFEDLAYAFSWPLSEGRLAHSHWNSQPLGNYDQDLPVGSVSPEQLDAALYTLAMHGYTGHFGIDINPERMPVQTALRISMDAIRSAIDWIGVLDHEQILAARSRPDRARGWLEAYLVRARSRHPERLRPLPPPG
- a CDS encoding M28 family peptidase, which encodes MNPYRISLVLVLWAVPASAAFSAPPSPMASHDDAVARYREHVTTLANPFMEGRGSGTRGNELAADYIEFWFRQFGLAPAFPVTETAHDGTEVVTPRGSFRQSFEFGRDTVVAEQSLAITRATDDSPVLFADAAGDTGAFQALAVSGSASLEAPVVFVGYGIESGPPGHESFSSFGEGDDVAGKVVLVLRFEPLNAVGKSAFTDGGEWSPSAALYPRLAALAKRGAAAILVAAPPGVDDPRSKTIETAASTRRLGRPLDIPVMMLSTQTAEALVRAGDEQGRSLAALRALADAGNGVIPLNGVTAKVLTRIDRPARSSANVAGVLAGKGSLAKEYVVIGAHFDHLGDGSLGGSRLNEEGPTHPGADDNASGTAGMLLLAERIASEYAALPETANARSILFMGFSGEEIGLVGSRYFVRNSPLEAASIYAMLNMDMIGRLRDSKLEVNGTGTADGFDAILKPLFDSSGLDIKILPGGRGPSDHASFYAGGIPVLFFFTGFHPEYHTPRDVSRLINFEGGVQVADLVQKIATTLAMRHDGLPFRETEARAPVDHGALPGADPAAGSSVSGTRIRFGIMPDSYGDTDPGVPVGDVFPGTSAADAGIKKGDRLMKWNGELIDSVEAWTEMLKQHKPGDVVTVTVDRDGKEMVLPVTLRARSSGRQ
- the xylB gene encoding xylulokinase, encoding MALLLGVDIGTSAAKAILCDEHGGVLATSSVEYAVTRPREGWSEQDPELWWKGVASLVPTVARLSGRSSREITAVGLSGQMHGSVLLGRETLAGGGTGAALRTALLWNDQRTAKQCAQIESRVGGRASLVRETGNAALPGFTLPKLMWVREHEPELWGRVGCVLMPKDFVRWRLTGQPATDVGDASGTLLYDPSRRAWSPTVCDAAEIDPAILPRVHESGEVAGTVTRWASAQTGLAEGTAVVAGSGDNMMGALGAGVVREGVLLATLGTSGVVYAHTKSCRPDLVDAAACGRTHAMCSATGTDARPGGWCTTGCMLSGAGALSWAQSVLAPGVPFDDLMREAGAAPAGCGGLVFLPHLTGERCPHADPAARGAWVGLTARHTRGSMIRALIEGVTLTMAQIIGIFRRLGIESERVLLGGGGAKSTFWRQMQADIYGCEVAMPTTAEGPALGAALLAGVAVGAWPSIEAACAQVIRDTEVREPDEEARRFYADHLRMYGRVYPALRETFAAMPR
- a CDS encoding DUF1579 family protein is translated as MILNRATLAIVLAAGLAATASAAEPPGCKSQDQTTERLQPCNSMFSRLVGEWEGQIQTRNSDGRVSTSMASVSNRLENNDKSLVSCFEGFAFGRPVHGASVIRMNPGAQAERSWYTNLTNATMTMPMKASSSENSIAFAGEGVDPSTGKTVSIEQVLRVVDSNNYVFESFSIESSGEKVMLMRLEMSRLPEGRLAQAAEKFSDAKLLAKVRLNSPAQTADANGH